The nucleotide window CACGTTTCACTCGCTGTACAGCTTTCACGGACCAGACGGCGCCCATCCGATGGGACCTATTATCTGGACCGGTCCTTTTGCGGCCGACTTTCTAGGGACGACCATGAACGGCGGAGCCGATGGCGCCGGCACGGTGTTTCGAGGCTCGTTCAACCTGCCGGAACCGTCGAGCGTCGCGCTCGGTCTGTTGGGCGTGATCATGCTAGGGGTGCGGGGCGCCGTAGCGCGGAAGCAACCAAGCCGCTGAGTGCCCCTTTCCCCCCCGGTCATCGCGCTGGGATAATTAACCGCTCGGCGTGATCTCATGCCTGCGTGGCGGTCCCGTTCTTGACCCCCCGTAGGGCAAGCGATACATTGCCGGTTGCATGCTCGGCGCGACACGCCGGGCTTTTCTTTGGCCGACCTTTGTGAAACGATTCACAATGTTCGGTCCCAAAGCTGCCATTCCCTCGGAAAAACCTGCGGTTCGCCCTATGCAGAGCGTAATGCTGCCGCTGTTTCTGCTGGTGCTAGCCGCGACCGGCTTATCGGTGGGGCTGGTCACCGCCGGCAAGTTAATCGGGCCCCGGCGCGAGGGGGCTGTCAAGCGCATGCCGTACGAAAGCGGCATGAACCCGATTCACGACGCTCGCCGCCGCTTCGACGTGCGCTTTCATCTGGTGGCAATCGCCTTTCTGGTCTTCGACGTCGAACTCTTGTTCCTTTATCCCTGGGCCGTGGCCAGCAAGCCGACGGCCGACGGCGAATCGGCGCGCGGCATCGATCGGGCGGTGCAAATGCACCTGATCGAGGGGCGCGGAATCGTCTTCGCCGAGACCATGGTCTTCATTGCCCTGTTGGCGCTGGGTCTGGTTTACGCCTGGCGAAAGGGGGTGTTTCGATGGCGCTAGAGCTGCCCGAAAATGTCGTCGTCAGCAAGCTCGACGCACTGGCCAGTTGGTGCCGCAAGAACAGCCTGTGGCCGATGCCTTTCGCCACGGCCTGTTGCGGGATCGAGCTGATGGCCACGGGCGCCAGCCGCCACGACTTGGCGCGATTCGGGGCCGAAGTGTTTCGCTTCAGCCCGCGGCAATGCGATCTGATGATCGTGGCTGGCCGGGTGGTGATGAAGATGTTGCCGGTGCTGCAGCGCATCTGGCAGCAGATGAACGAACCGAAGTGGTGCATCTCGATGGGGGCCTGCGCCTCGACCGGCGGTGTGTTCGACACCTATGCGGTGGTACAGGGGATCGACCGCTTCATCCCGGTCGACATGTACGTGCCCGGCTGCCCGCCACGTCCCGAGCAATTGATCCAGGCGATCATCGATCTGCAGGACAAGATTCAGGCCGAGGGAACGATCAACGGCGACGAGTTCAACTTGCCTTCGCGGCAGCGGCAGAAGCGGGCATTGATCGAGTTGCCCGTGCTGCCGAGCCTTCCGCATCATCACACACACCGCTAGAGACTAGCCGCGGCCCGCATGCCGCAACGGTTGTATGATCCAGTCCGCCACGCTCGAAAAACTTACTGCCGCGTTTCCGCAACTGGCGCACAGCGAATTTCGCGGCCAGGCGCGCGTGGTGGTCCCCAAGGATGCGTTCGGCGCCGTGCTGCCGTGGCTCAAGAAGCAGGCGGGCTTCGATCTGCTGGTCGACGTCACCTGCGTCGACTATTTGAACTATCGCGACGCGCAAGATCGGTTCGGCCTGGTGTACCTGCTGGCTTCGACCGCCACGAACGAGCGTCTCTCGGTCCGCGTGTTTTTGAACGAGCCGGATCTGGCTATTCCGTCCGTCGTTCCCTTGTGGGAAGGGGCCAACTGGATGGAGCGCGAGGTGTACGACATGTTCGGGATCGTGTTCGAAGGGCATCCCGATTTGCGCCGCATCCTGCTGCCGGACGAATTCGAGGCCTATCCCTTGCGCAAGGACTATCCCTTGCAAGGGCGTGGCGAGCGGCACAACTTCCCCGTGCTGACCAGGGATCGAGGCTAGGGAATCGGAATTTCATATGCCGCTCGAGCCCGCCACACTCACTGCCGAAGCGCCCCGCGACGAAGCCCAGGATTACATCTGGACGCTCAACTTCGGTCCGCAGCATCCGGCCACGCACACGACGCTGCGGCTGGTGCTGAAGCTGGACGGCGAGCGCGTGGTCGACGCGGTGCCGGACATCGGCTACCTGCACTCGGGCTTCGAGAAGATCGGCGAGAGCCTGAACTACAACCAGTACGTCACGGTCACCGACCGGATGAACTACATCTCGCCGATGGCCAACAACGTGGCCTGGCACTGTGCGGTCGAAAAGCTGCTGGGGCTCGAAATTCCGCCCCGCTGCAAGTACCTCCGCACCATTCTTTGCGAGCTGGCGCGCATCAGCGATCACTTGCTGTGCAACGGGGCCGTCGGCCTCGACGTGGGTGCGTTCACGTACTTCCTGTACGCCTTCAATCGCCGCGAAGACCTGTACGACATCTTCGAAACGCTGTGCGGCGCGCGCTTCACGAACAGCTACACCCGCGTCGGCGGTGTGATGCACGATGCCACGCCGCTGTTCGTGGAGCTGGTGCGCGAGTTCGTGCGGACGTTCCCCAAAACGCTCGACGACATGGACCGGTTGCTGAACCGCAACCGCATCTTTGTCGATCGCACCAAGGGAGTGGGCATCCTCACCAAGGAGCAAGCGATCAATCGCAGTTGCTCAGGGCCGGTCGCACGCGGCAGCGGCGTGACGCGCGACTTGCGCAAAGACGAGCCTTACCTGGCGTACAGCGATCTCGATTTTCAGGTTTGTTGTGCCACGGCCGGCGATTGCTACGCCCGCTACCTGGTGCGCATGGCCGAAATGCGCGAGAGCCTGAAGATCGTCGAGCAGGCGATCGAGAACCTTCCGTCGGGTCCCGTGAATGTCGACATTGGCGAGAGGACGACGATTCCCACGAAGCGCGAAGTCTATTCGACGATCGAGGGCTGCATTTCGCACTTCGAGCTGACGATGAGCAATCGCGGCTTCGAAGTGCCTTGCGAAGAAAGCTACGGCGCGATCGAGAGTCCGAACGGCGAGCTGGGCTTTTACCTTTGCGGCGATGGCAGCGAAGTGGCGTACCGTGCCCGCTGCCGGCCCCCTTCGTTCATTCACTTCGCCGTGTTCCCGCACTTGATCCGCGGCCACACACTGTCGGACGTGGTGGCGGTGCTAGGCAGCTTGAACATCATTGCAGCGGAGCTGGATCGGTAGCCAAAAAAACCCTCTCCCTACGGGCGAGCCGGAAAAACCCTCTCCCTCCGGGAGAGGGCAGGGTGAGGGACAAGACCAAACGACGAGGATCAGCGAACCGCTTAGTAACGACACCAATAAACGGAACCACTAGACCCTCCCCCCGGCCCCTCCCTGAAAGGGAGGGGAGCTATGGGGAACAACGAAATAGCTGCCCGACACGATGGCAACTCCCGAGCGCGTACTCACTGACGAGATGGTCGAGGCGATCAAGGCACTCTTCCCGCGTTATCCGACGCGGCAGGCCGTGACGCTGCCGGCGTTGCACATCGTCAACGAGCGGCTGCGCTACGTGCCGATCGCGGCCGTGGTCGAGATCGCCCGGCTGTTGGACCTGGCCCCGGCCGAGGTGCAGGACACGCTCAGCTTTTACGGGTTCTTCAAGCAGGACGCGCCGCACGGCCGCACCCGGGCGTGGGTGTGCCGCTCGATCAGTTGCGCGTTGCGCGGCGGCGAAGAAGTGCTCGAGCACATGTGCCACACGCTGGGAGTGAAGCCGGGCGAGACGACCAAGGACGGCCGCGTGACGCTCGAGTTTGGCGAATGCCTGGGGGCCTGCGACTTTGCCCCGTGCATGCTGGCCGGCAAGACCTTGTACAAAGACCTGACCATCGAGAAGGCGGACGCATGGATGTCGAGCCTATCGACCGCCGAGGCAGGCGGACAGGTCGAAGGTCCCGATGTGGGTGGGCGTGGGGGGCAAGAAAGATGAAGCGGTCGAGCGGATCCAGTAAATCGTCTCATCAGAAGTGGCTACCAATTCAGGCGCCGAACGGTCGCCATAAGGCGTCGTCGACGGGTTTCGGTCGCTTTCAAATCTTGCACGTCGATGCATTCGAGTGGCTCAAAAGCGCTCGTCCGAACTCCGTTGAAGCGGTTGTTACGGATCCTCCCTACGGACTGATCGAGTACACCGATTCGCAGTTGCAGAAGAGGAAGTCTGGCAGAGGCGGTGTTTGGCGGATTCCACCGTCCTTCGATGGTTGCAAGCGTTCTCCGCTACCAC belongs to Pirellulales bacterium and includes:
- the ndhC gene encoding NADH-quinone oxidoreductase subunit A is translated as MFGPKAAIPSEKPAVRPMQSVMLPLFLLVLAATGLSVGLVTAGKLIGPRREGAVKRMPYESGMNPIHDARRRFDVRFHLVAIAFLVFDVELLFLYPWAVASKPTADGESARGIDRAVQMHLIEGRGIVFAETMVFIALLALGLVYAWRKGVFRWR
- a CDS encoding NAD(P)H-dependent oxidoreductase subunit E translates to MATPERVLTDEMVEAIKALFPRYPTRQAVTLPALHIVNERLRYVPIAAVVEIARLLDLAPAEVQDTLSFYGFFKQDAPHGRTRAWVCRSISCALRGGEEVLEHMCHTLGVKPGETTKDGRVTLEFGECLGACDFAPCMLAGKTLYKDLTIEKADAWMSSLSTAEAGGQVEGPDVGGRGGQER
- a CDS encoding NADH-quinone oxidoreductase subunit C, with the translated sequence MIQSATLEKLTAAFPQLAHSEFRGQARVVVPKDAFGAVLPWLKKQAGFDLLVDVTCVDYLNYRDAQDRFGLVYLLASTATNERLSVRVFLNEPDLAIPSVVPLWEGANWMEREVYDMFGIVFEGHPDLRRILLPDEFEAYPLRKDYPLQGRGERHNFPVLTRDRG
- a CDS encoding NADH-quinone oxidoreductase subunit B family protein; amino-acid sequence: MALELPENVVVSKLDALASWCRKNSLWPMPFATACCGIELMATGASRHDLARFGAEVFRFSPRQCDLMIVAGRVVMKMLPVLQRIWQQMNEPKWCISMGACASTGGVFDTYAVVQGIDRFIPVDMYVPGCPPRPEQLIQAIIDLQDKIQAEGTINGDEFNLPSRQRQKRALIELPVLPSLPHHHTHR
- the nuoD gene encoding NADH dehydrogenase (quinone) subunit D, encoding MPLEPATLTAEAPRDEAQDYIWTLNFGPQHPATHTTLRLVLKLDGERVVDAVPDIGYLHSGFEKIGESLNYNQYVTVTDRMNYISPMANNVAWHCAVEKLLGLEIPPRCKYLRTILCELARISDHLLCNGAVGLDVGAFTYFLYAFNRREDLYDIFETLCGARFTNSYTRVGGVMHDATPLFVELVREFVRTFPKTLDDMDRLLNRNRIFVDRTKGVGILTKEQAINRSCSGPVARGSGVTRDLRKDEPYLAYSDLDFQVCCATAGDCYARYLVRMAEMRESLKIVEQAIENLPSGPVNVDIGERTTIPTKREVYSTIEGCISHFELTMSNRGFEVPCEESYGAIESPNGELGFYLCGDGSEVAYRARCRPPSFIHFAVFPHLIRGHTLSDVVAVLGSLNIIAAELDR